Below is a window of Bacillota bacterium DNA.
ACCCGTGTCGCATGCGTTGCCCCCCCCACTGCAACCCAACTGCGGCAGGCGCACCGGGCCGCCCTCGTCTGCAAAGGGCAGCATTGCCGAAACCAGCGCCGCTGCGTGGGCCTGGCGGCGGGCCGTCCAGTCGGCCATGCGGCGCAACTGGATGCGCCCAATGGCCGCCTGCATTTCCAGCATGCGCCAGTTGGTGCCAAAGCTTTCGTGCAACCAACGAAAACCCGGCGGGTGCTGCCGCTCGTACACGGCGGCAAAGCTCTTGCCGTGATCTTTGTAGGCCCACATGGCGCGCCATAGGGATTCATCATCCAGCGTGACCATGCCGCCCTCGCCGCCGGTCGTCATGATCTTGTCCTGGCAAAAACTCCAAGCCCCCACGTGGCCCATGCTGCCTACGCTGCGCCCCTTGTAGCGCGCACCGTGGGCTTGCGCGCAGTCCTCGATGACCTTGAACCCGTGCTGTGCAGACAATGCCATGATCGGGTCCATATCGCAGGGCCAGCCTGCCAGATGCACGCAGATCACCGCCTTGGTGCGCGGGCTCAAAACCTGCTCGATCGTTCGGGCCGAGAGGTTGCCACTATCGGGCTCCACATCGGCAAACACCGGCGTGGCCCCGGCATTGACCACGCACGACACACTGGCGATGAAGGTGCGCGGCGTTACCACCACCTCATCGCCGGGGCCAATGCCAAGGCCTTTAAGGGCCAGGTCCAGCGCCAAGGTGCCGTTGGCCAGCGCCACGGCATGATCGACCCCAACCCAGGCCGCAAACTCTCGCTCAAACTCCCGACACTCGGTGCCCGTCCAGTAATTGACCTTGTTGCTCAGCAGCACACGATGCACTGCCTCAGCCTCCTCGTTGGTGAAGCTGGGCCATTGGGAGAAAGCGGTATTTAGCATAAAGTTTGCGGCTCTTTATTCACAATTTGCGGCCAACAAAGGGGGCGGCTGGGTTGCCCACCACTGTGGCCCCTGGTGCCACGCTTTTGGTCACCACGGCGCCCATGCCCACCACTGCGCCACGGCCAATGACCAGAGGCTGGCCGGGCTGGCCCTGCTTGATCACGGCACCGGTGCCGATGTAGGCGTGGTCTTGCACCACCACGTTGCCGTTGCACATCACCCCAGGGGCAAAGGTGACGAAATCGCCGATCACGCAATCGTGTGCCACATAACTGTAGATGTTGGCATGAAAGTGTTTGCCAATTCGGATGTTGCTGGTGAGCGTCACAAATGGGCAGAGAATGGCCCCTTCGCCCAGTTGCACGTCGTCCAACTGCACCACGTTGGTGGCGCGCAGCTCGAAGAACTGCACACCGTCGGCCAGGCAGCGCTCCACCAGCTTCTGGCGCACGGTGCTGCTGGCAATGGCGATGTTGATATGCCGGCTGGTGGCCGGCAGCGCCATCCACTGGTTGTAGGTCAGCACGGGGTGGCCATTGCATTCGGCGGCGGGTGGGTGGTCGTCCACAAACACCAATTGATGCGACTCACTCATCACAGCCCATTGCTGCCGAGCTACGGGCATCACTTCGCGGCCAAAGCCGCTGGCACCAAAAATCGCTACTTGTTTCATGGTTGGTGCTCGCTCGGTTTGCTATTGGTGAACTTGGGCATGGTCGCCTCACCTGCCGCACTGATGCCGTCCCGCAGCAACACCTTTTTCACGGTGAGCCACAGTATTTTGGTGTCCAACCACAGGCTGCGATTGTCCACGTACCACACGTCGAGCTTGAACTTCTGTTCCCAACTGATGGCATTGCGGCCATTGACCTGTGCCCAGCCCGTGATGCCGGGCCGCACGGCATGGCGGCGGGCTTGCTCGGGTGTATATAGGGGTAGGTACTCCATCAACAGTGGGCGCGGGCCCACTAGGCTCATCTCGCCGCGCAGCACGTTCCACAGCTCGGGCAGCTCGTCCATGCTGCTGGCACGCAGAAAGCGACCAAAGGGTTTGAGGCGCTGCGCATCAGGAAGCAGTGCGCCA
It encodes the following:
- a CDS encoding sugar transferase, with the protein product MKRLFDLVFSALGLLALALPLLVLVWLVRRKLGSPVFFRQVRPGLHGQPFEMVKFRTMTDERGPDGALLPDAQRLKPFGRFLRASSMDELPELWNVLRGEMSLVGPRPLLMEYLPLYTPEQARRHAVRPGITGWAQVNGRNAISWEQKFKLDVWYVDNRSLWLDTKILWLTVKKVLLRDGISAAGEATMPKFTNSKPSEHQP
- a CDS encoding acetyltransferase, translating into MKQVAIFGASGFGREVMPVARQQWAVMSESHQLVFVDDHPPAAECNGHPVLTYNQWMALPATSRHINIAIASSTVRQKLVERCLADGVQFFELRATNVVQLDDVQLGEGAILCPFVTLTSNIRIGKHFHANIYSYVAHDCVIGDFVTFAPGVMCNGNVVVQDHAYIGTGAVIKQGQPGQPLVIGRGAVVGMGAVVTKSVAPGATVVGNPAAPFVGRKL
- a CDS encoding DegT/DnrJ/EryC1/StrS aminotransferase family protein, translating into MLNTAFSQWPSFTNEEAEAVHRVLLSNKVNYWTGTECREFEREFAAWVGVDHAVALANGTLALDLALKGLGIGPGDEVVVTPRTFIASVSCVVNAGATPVFADVEPDSGNLSARTIEQVLSPRTKAVICVHLAGWPCDMDPIMALSAQHGFKVIEDCAQAHGARYKGRSVGSMGHVGAWSFCQDKIMTTGGEGGMVTLDDESLWRAMWAYKDHGKSFAAVYERQHPPGFRWLHESFGTNWRMLEMQAAIGRIQLRRMADWTARRQAHAAALVSAMLPFADEGGPVRLPQLGCSGGGNACDTGCGSGGTRLCARGCVHGQYKFYAYVRPDNLAPGWTRDRIIEAINEQGVPCYQGSCSEVYLEKAFDDTGWRPAEPLPVARFLGETSLMFWVHPTLTDDEIKKTCAALSRALCEASINHEGVMK